GCCGGTGGAGATCATCGGTATGCCGATTGTGCGGGAGCCGGACGGCCTGGCCATGTCCTCCCGCAACAGCTACCTGTCAGTGGAACAGCGCCAGCAGGCCCTCTGCCTGCATCGGGCAATTCTGAAAGTGCGGGAGCTGTTCAAGGGGGGGGAAACCTCGGTTGACCGGCTGCTTGGCGAGGCCCGCATGATCATTACGGCGGTGCCGGAGGCTTCGGTTGATTATCTGGAACTGCGAGACAGTACAACCCTTGAACCGGTTGCAACTGCCGCAGCTGATAGCCTGTTTGCCCTGGCCGTCAAGATCGGATCTACCCGGCTGATTGATAACACCGTGCTGGGGGATACACCATAATGCCCACCAAGGCCCGTGCCAACCTGGAAACCCTTTACCGGATCTTCACCGTGCCGGAAGCCCCTGATTCAACCCTTGGTGCCGTTGACCAGGCTATTACTGCCGATGTGGCCGGGTTTCTGCAAAACCATATCGTGGCCATGGAGCGTCCCCTGGAGGAGATTGAGGCCAGCTTCTCCAGCGTGACCATCCCGGAGGAACCGACCTACGTCTCGGACTACACCGAATTTGTCAAAGAAAACCTGGTGGCCCAGTCGGTACATACCGCCTCACCCGGATTTATCGGCCACATGACCTCGGCCCTGCCCTACTTTATGCTGCCGCTCACCCGCCTGATGACCGCGCTGAACCAGAACACGGTCAAGGTCGAGACCTCCAAGGCCTTTACCCCGCTTGAGCGGCAGGTACTGGCCATGCTGCATCACCTGATCTACCGCTGTCCGGACGAGTTCTACCCTTCCTGGATCCACAACAGCCAGGCAGCACTGGGGGCCTTCTGCTCCGGTGGCACCATTGCCAATACCACCGCACTCTGGGTGGCCCGCAATCGCTTCTTTGCGCCGGATGGTGCTTTCCGCGGTATTGCCCAGGAGGGGCTGGCCCGCGCCTTGAAACATCGTGGTGTTGACGGGATCGCTGTGCTGGTTTCCGAGCGGGGGCATTACTCGCTGGGCAAGGCTGCCGACCTGTTGGGTGTCGGCCGTGACCATCTGGTCAAGGTCAAGACCGCAGAGGACAACCGGATCGACCTCAAGGCGTTGCGGCAGGAGTGTCAGCGCCTGCAGGATCAGAACATCCGGCCGCTGGCGCTGGTGGGGATTGGCGGGACCACCGAAACCGGCAACATTGACCCGCTGGAGGCGATGGCCGATCTTGCCCGGGAGCTGGATTGCCATTTCCATGTGGATGCGGCCTGGGGCGGTCCGACGCTCTTCTCTGACCGCCACCGCCATCTGCTGGCCGGGATCGAACGGGCCGACTCGGTAACTATTGACGCCCATAAGCAACTGTATGTACCGATGGGGGCGGGGATGGTGCTCTTCAGGGATCCCACCGCAGTATCCGCCATCGAGCATCACGCTGCCTACATCCTGCGCCATGGTTCCAAGGATCTGGGCAGTCACACCCTGGAAGGCTCCCGTCCGGGTAAGGCGCTGCTGGTTCACGCCGGGCTCTCGATCATGGGGCGTAAAGGGTATGAACTGTTGATCGATCTGGGGATAGAGCGGGCCCGGACCTTTGCCGGGATGATCCGCCAGCATCCGGATTTTGAACTGACCAGTGAGCCGGAACTGAATATCCTGACCTACCGCTACTGTCCGGCAGCGATTCAGCACCTCCTGGCAACCGCACCACAAGCGGAGCAGGCCAGGATCAATGGTTTGCTGGATCAGGTCTGCCAGCTATTGCAGAAACACCAGCGTGAGTCGGGCAAGACCTTCGTGTCCCGTACCCGGCTCCGGATGAGCCGGTACGGCGAGGAGATCACCGTGCTGCGCAGCGTGCTTGCCAACCCGCTTACCACCGATGAGATTCTGACGTCGGTGCTGAGCGAACAGTGCGAGATTGTCCGTCAGCCGGAGATCCAGGCCCTGCTGCAACAGGTCTGGAGGTAGAAACCTCAAAGGCTGTTCTGGCGGGATTGTTGCGGTTATGGCGATGCAGTGATGGCCCCTGATATGTACATCAGGGGCTTTTCTATTTTGTAATCCGTGGTACTCTTGATGCTGCGGGGAGAAGGTTCTGCAGAGTCCCCCGGTGACTCTCGTCTGAATTGTGTGCTGGATTGAAACCACCTGAATTGCCGCAAAGGAACCGGTCATGCAACTGTTCAAGGCTCAGGATAACGAGGCGATCTATGCGGCGGCGCTCTGATCAGCCGGAAAGTTGGGATGAACAACGCAACCGGATCATCGGTCTGGGGGAACATTCTGCGCGCAAGAGCTACTACCCTGAACTGAAAGTGCAACTGCAGCAGCTGGAGGAGGCCAGAAAATCTCTGGCCAAGCTCAACTCCTTTCTTCAGGCGGTCATGGATGCTGCAACCGAGATTGCCGTCATTGTCATTACCCCGGAAGGCGGCATCTCGCTTTTCAATCGGGGTGCGGAAAAACTGCTTGGGTACCGTGCAGACGAGGTGGTGGGATTGCTCTCTCCGCTCAGGTTTCATCTGGCTGCAGAGGTGGCGGCAGCAAAAGCCGGCTGTAACATCACTCCCGACTGGTTTCCGATCTATGTGGAACCGGCCGCCCGCGGTGAATCCCGAAAACAGGAATGGACCTTTGTCCATAAGGATGGTCATCAGATCCCGGTTGAACTGGTGGTTACCGCGATCTGCGAAGATGGCCGGATTACCGGCTACCTCAGCATGGTGACCGACATCCGTGAACGGAAACAGGCGGAAGAACAGCTGCGCCAGTCAGAACAGAAATATGCCAGTATGTTTCATATGATGCCGGATACGGTGGGTGTCAGCCGCATGTCGGACGGCACCTTCATCGAGGTGAATGCCAGCTTTGAACGGGCAACGGGATGGAGCAAAGATGAGTTGATCGGTCACAGCTCTTTGGAAATCGGCCTGTGGGAACCGGAGGTCCGCTCCAGAACCCTGGATATCGTCCGGAGTCAGGGGCGGCTGGAAAATCATGAATTTGTCATGACGACAAAGTCAGGGGAAAAACGGCATGCCCTGATGTATATGGCCCCGATCTATATCAACGGAGAACCCTGCCTCTACTTTATTGCCCGGGATATCACCGAACAGGTGCGTGCCGACCAGAACCTGAAGAATGAGCGGACCCGTCTGTACACGTTGCTGCAGACCATCCCCGATCTGATCTGGCTGAAAGACCCGGGCGGGGCCTACCTGATGTGCAATTCCCGTTTTGAGCAGTTTTTCGGTGCTAAAGAAGCGGAGATTGTGGGTAAAACCGACTATGATTTTGTTGATAAAGAACTGGCCGATTTTTTTCGGGAACATGACCAAAAGGCGCTTGCCGCCGCAGGGGCCAGTGTCAATGAAGAGTGGGTTACCTTTGCCGTTGATGGTCACCGCGAACTGCTTGAAACCATCAAGACCCCCATGCGGGATGAGGAAGGCAAGCTGATTGGTGTCCTGGGGATAGCGCGGAATATAACCGATATCAGAGAGGCTCAGGAGAACCTGCGGGACAGTGAACAGCGTTACCGGCACCTCTTTGAGCAGAACCCGGCACCGATGCTGATCTATGAACGGGGCTCCTTTCAGCTGCTGGCGGTTAACGAGGCCTTTCTGCAACACTACGGCTACACCCCGGAAGATGTGACACAGCTGCGTCTGCCGGACCTGTACCCGGCTGAGGAAAAAGAACGCATTATTGCGTTGGCAAACAGTCTGGTGGGGCATGCCAATGCGGGTGAATGGCACCACTGCCGTAAAGACGGCAGCCGGCTGAGCATTGTGGCCACATCCCATGACCTCATCTACAAGGGGCACACTGCCCGGGTTGCCGTTATTACCGATATCACCGCACGCAAGCAGGCAGAAGAGGAGTTGAACCGCTATCGCCTGCACCTTGAGGAGCTGGTCAAGACCCGTACCGCTGAACTGGAGGCGGCCCGGGACTCGGCCCAGGCTGCTGATCAGGCCAAAAGCGAATTCTTGGCAAATATGTCCCATGAGATTCGCACGCCGATGAACGCCGTAATCGGAATGATCCATCTGACCCTGAAAACTGAAATGTCGCCAAAACAGCGCGATTACTTGCGCAAAGCCGGTTTTGCCGCGGATTCTCTGCTGGGAATTATTGATGATATTCTTGATTTCTCAAAGGTTGAAGCCGGCAAACTGGAGCTTGAACAACATCAGTTTTTGCTGAGCGAAGTGCTGGATACGGTGACCAGTATCGTTGGCATCAAGGCCCATGAGAAGGGGCTTGAATTTCTGCTGAAGATCGCCCCCGAGGTGCCCGCTCAACTGATTGGCGACCCGCTGCGGCTTGGTCAGATACTGATAAACCTCTGCAATAATGCCGTAAAGTTTACCGGACAGGGTGAGATCTTTGTCTTTATCGAGCAGCTGGACTGCCGGGAAAACAATCGGGTCATGCTGCGTTTTTCGGTGCGGGATAACGGCATCGGTATGACTCCTGAACAGCTTGACAAGCTGTTTACCCCCTTTACCCAGGCCGATGCCTCCAGTACCCGCCGTTTTGGCGGTACCGGTCTGGGGCTTGCCATCAGTAAACAGCTGGTGCTGCTGATGGGCGGCGAAATCGGGGCCGAATCAATAC
Above is a window of Trichlorobacter lovleyi SZ DNA encoding:
- the panP gene encoding pyridoxal-dependent aspartate 1-decarboxylase PanP; translated protein: MPTKARANLETLYRIFTVPEAPDSTLGAVDQAITADVAGFLQNHIVAMERPLEEIEASFSSVTIPEEPTYVSDYTEFVKENLVAQSVHTASPGFIGHMTSALPYFMLPLTRLMTALNQNTVKVETSKAFTPLERQVLAMLHHLIYRCPDEFYPSWIHNSQAALGAFCSGGTIANTTALWVARNRFFAPDGAFRGIAQEGLARALKHRGVDGIAVLVSERGHYSLGKAADLLGVGRDHLVKVKTAEDNRIDLKALRQECQRLQDQNIRPLALVGIGGTTETGNIDPLEAMADLARELDCHFHVDAAWGGPTLFSDRHRHLLAGIERADSVTIDAHKQLYVPMGAGMVLFRDPTAVSAIEHHAAYILRHGSKDLGSHTLEGSRPGKALLVHAGLSIMGRKGYELLIDLGIERARTFAGMIRQHPDFELTSEPELNILTYRYCPAAIQHLLATAPQAEQARINGLLDQVCQLLQKHQRESGKTFVSRTRLRMSRYGEEITVLRSVLANPLTTDEILTSVLSEQCEIVRQPEIQALLQQVWR
- a CDS encoding PAS domain-containing hybrid sensor histidine kinase/response regulator, with product MRRRSDQPESWDEQRNRIIGLGEHSARKSYYPELKVQLQQLEEARKSLAKLNSFLQAVMDAATEIAVIVITPEGGISLFNRGAEKLLGYRADEVVGLLSPLRFHLAAEVAAAKAGCNITPDWFPIYVEPAARGESRKQEWTFVHKDGHQIPVELVVTAICEDGRITGYLSMVTDIRERKQAEEQLRQSEQKYASMFHMMPDTVGVSRMSDGTFIEVNASFERATGWSKDELIGHSSLEIGLWEPEVRSRTLDIVRSQGRLENHEFVMTTKSGEKRHALMYMAPIYINGEPCLYFIARDITEQVRADQNLKNERTRLYTLLQTIPDLIWLKDPGGAYLMCNSRFEQFFGAKEAEIVGKTDYDFVDKELADFFREHDQKALAAAGASVNEEWVTFAVDGHRELLETIKTPMRDEEGKLIGVLGIARNITDIREAQENLRDSEQRYRHLFEQNPAPMLIYERGSFQLLAVNEAFLQHYGYTPEDVTQLRLPDLYPAEEKERIIALANSLVGHANAGEWHHCRKDGSRLSIVATSHDLIYKGHTARVAVITDITARKQAEEELNRYRLHLEELVKTRTAELEAARDSAQAADQAKSEFLANMSHEIRTPMNAVIGMIHLTLKTEMSPKQRDYLRKAGFAADSLLGIIDDILDFSKVEAGKLELEQHQFLLSEVLDTVTSIVGIKAHEKGLEFLLKIAPEVPAQLIGDPLRLGQILINLCNNAVKFTGQGEIFVFIEQLDCRENNRVMLRFSVRDNGIGMTPEQLDKLFTPFTQADASSTRRFGGTGLGLAISKQLVLLMGGEIGAESIPDKGSVFFFTACFGIGSSPILQGPKLPSALQRMKLLVLDDSARSRDIFEGLFYSLGCRAELAASAQEGLGCLERSEKPYDLLLLDDSLSGLDGFAVARQVRRMSPLHHQPKIIMITGYGDEEAHKQVVEEGLDGCLTRPVTLRSLFDAVVAAFESDSRTEPAGSPVNETAGDKRRYGQLRGMRVLLVEDNDMNQQVACELLTSAGIEVTVADNGHTAVELAAQHRFDTVLMDIQMPVMDGYEASRLIRADQACRDLPIIAMTAHAMPQDRQRCLESGMNDYVSKPINPQELYSTLERWGRAASGIPDQSRAASLSNADREALLPDSLPGIAMEIGLQCMNGKKSFYRSMLLQFLTSKAGSARELQELLAAGDRQAAARGAHSMKSVAGMIGALELMAAAQKLEQGLDSGAQDADQLLERFEKELSVVIDGLASAFSDSPAG